The genomic stretch CCAGTGCTCCTGGTCATGAATGGCAGGACGGCTAGCCTTGCTGCTTTGCAACTGCTCTAATTCATCAAGCCAACGATACATGGCCTCAGTCATCAGCAATGTTTCCTGTGCCCGTGCGAGATGACGAGCCACCGACCCAGGCTTAATTCCGTACTTACCCATTAAGTTGAGTAAGGGCTGATGTTGCATTACCATCATGCGGGCCAGCGGTCCTACTTCAGTCACTTCACCGTTATAGCGGGGAGATTTAACAAAGGTATATGCGCCTTTTTTATCAAGATCGATCTCCGAACTTTCTTGCCAAGGATTAGCAGGTTCTGCATCGCGGTACCAGGAACTCGCTACCGCTTCAGTAATCTTGCTAATATCTAGCTCTTGAACAACACCCGGAGACGTGCTACTGATAAAGCCGCCTTTAAATAACTTATCATTACCAAGATCATCCATTGGGAAGCCACCATAAGCTAAGTAACTACCGGACCCGGCACCGACTCCGGCCCTTCCTAGCTGACCCAGTGGACCTGTACAAATATTAACCACATCAGGAACATATTTAGTCTCAATAAAAGCTACAACTTCGTTTAATATCTCTTTAAAATTATCGAGTTGCTCTTTTTGGGGGTAGATTGTCACCCCGCCTACAACAATACTGGATTGGTGGGGTTGCTTCCCTCCCAGAATGGCCGACATTTTCTTTGCTTTAGCCTGTACCTTTAGTGCTTCAAGGTAATGAGCAAGAGCGGTAATGACGATTTCCGGATCGCCTATGGAAAAACGATCGGGTTGATACCTAGGAGTCAGAGGAGCGGTATCTCCAGCTTTTACTAAGGACATAATTTTATTCTTAACAGCCAATAGCTCTTGATCTTTTCCTTTGTAGTGATCAATCGCCATGACATCGAGATAATCTAAAGCGGAGAGATGGTAGAAATGTAAGGGGTGATCATGCAACCATAAAGCCCCTGTCAGCAAGTTGCGTATGAGCTGCGCTGCTCGAGGAACATGAGCTCCATGTGCATCTTCAACCGCCATTGCCGATGTCCAACCATGGGATGCCACACATACCCCGCAGACTCGTTCCGTGATGTATACTGCATCACGGGGATCTCTCCCACGGAGAATATCTTCAATACCTCGGTACATTGTCCCTTGAGCCCAGGCATTCGTAACGACACCCCTATCGATTTCCACCTCAATCCTTAAGTGGCCCTCGATTCTTGTTACAGGATCTACAACGATTCTCTTAGCCATCTACTTCTCCTCCTTAGGATTCACAAATAGGGGCGCAAATCCATCATAGTACTCAGGCTCACTACAACCGGCACATGGTGACCCTGCATGACCACAATAGCTCACTCCATCATTCCACCATGAAGCGGCGCAAGTGGTGTAAGTATCTTGTCCTTTACACCCCTTATGGTAGAGGCAATAGTCTGTTGTTTCGGCGTCATTCCAATCCTCTAGGAATTCATCCTTTTCAAAGTGCAACCGGCGATCACAACTATCATGTAAGGTATAGCGATAATAGGCTACTGGCCGCTTAAGTTCGTCCAGTAAAGGCAAAGCGTTTTCGCTCAAATAATATAGAATTACGCTGACTAAACGATCCGGCTTAACCGGGCAACTCGGTAGATTTACAATCTTAGCCCCACTAAGCACATCTTGCGCCCCCACTGCTCCCGTGAAGCCTGCCCGTGGAATGCCGCCATAGCAAGCACAGGAACCCACAGCAATTACAACTTCAGCGTTAGCAGCAGCCTTCTTAAATTGGTCAATAAAAGATTTACCTTCCACCATGCAATAACGAGGATCGGCCGTTGGAATCGATCCCTCAAGAACCAGTATGTAATTTCCTTTGGCTATACATTCCTCCATACTTTGAACTGCTTGCTCTCCAGCGGCTGCCATTAATGTGGGATGGTAGCGTACGGAAAGGACATCAAGGATAATTTGGTCCGGACTCGGATCAAGGGAAGCTAATAATGATTCACTACATCCAGTACACCCCTGTCCTTGCATCCAAATCAATGGTTTCTTTGACAAGTTTGCTGCTGCTGCCTCCGCAATTTGGGGAGCCAAACACAAATCAAGTCCAAGTGCCGTGCATGTGATTGTGCACATTTTCAGAAAGTCTCTTCTGGATATCCCTTTTCTTTCGAGAAGCTGATATCCACTTTCAGATGGGTTACCCTCTCGTTTCACAATCCTCACCTCGTTAAATTATTTTTTCTAAGAAGTAAAATTAAGTCCGATGAGATATTAAAATGTGAAATATAACACTAAAAACACATGTTTATTAAATAACTTTAATCAAATAAGTAAAAATAAAGACTAAATACAAAAATGTGAATATTTTATCAATGTGTTTTCTTAATCATACACCCATTTCCCTTCCACTTCTAGGTATTTTTATAGTGAATCTCAATAATTATTTTTAATTATAGCTATTAAATTTCCATATGGCACATCTCCTAATTATTCATCTCAATCAAAGGGGATAAATTACGCAAAAAACGAGAACCTCCTCTATGTCTTGACTAAGGAGATTCTCGTTTATAGTGAGTTAAAGGATATTCTGTAGGGTAATTGTCTCGGTATCCGCAATATGATGGAACAATAGACGTAAGGCTGCAACCTCCCCCAAGCTTAGAGCAGCCTCCTGTTCTAGGATGTATTTTTCGGCACGCTTTAAACTAAGGTCTATAGTATCAATTTCTTGGTGATCGAGTAAAATACTCCATAGTTTTTTTGTTTCATCCCACTCTTTTTTCAGCTGATCCATCTGCTGATTAGCATTTCCCCAATGTCTATTTTGAATGATGTCTTCCACCGCGATGAGCATTCCTTCTAAAGAGGATGCGGAGGAATTAATATATTGGTTGTGCCAATAGCTTCCCAAGACAAGCACCAAGATAATTATACCAACTGTAAGATAGGTTCTCAGCATATCTATCTCTCCTCTCGATGCTTCAAACTTTCATATGGAAACTTACTTACCGTTGTTTTTTCTATGCGTGCGCTTCTTTTCTTGAAGATATAATTGCCCCGAAGAATCAAGGCTGGCAAACAGAACCTCTTCTATTCCCTTCAATTGATGCTTTTGGAGTTCCCGGTCCAGCCAGGTCTGATCTTTGCCGGATAAGGCAAAAGCTCTTTTATTCAAGAGGCCATCCATAATAAATACCACCGGCAATCCCTCATATTCAGGCTGGAGTTTCAAGTCCCCTGGGGTCACGGGGCGTTTGGTTGCTTTGGGCAGGACACTAATTTGACCATTCGTCTCCAGAATCGCAAATTCTACATCGGCAATATTGGGTATACTCCGCATTCTAAGCTCTTCAATCAAATCTGTTAGGGGCAGACGATTGCGCACCAATTCATGCTCGACTATTTTACCTCGTTCAATTAATATCGAGGGAGTCCCATTCAAGATATCCCGAGCGCGCTCACTCTTTAACTCCAGATAAGACAAGGCAACACTCATCAACACCAAGATCATAATGGGAATAATCCCCGAAATAAGAGGAATCCCAATATCTTCACTGGGGATGGCCGCCATATCCGATATCATAAGAATAACGACTAACTCAAAAGGTTGCAGTTGACCAATTTCGCGTTTTCCCATGAGGCGCAAGGCCATAATGACAATCATATAGAGAATAAATGTTCTTATGGCAATTATCATCATCGCTTCATGTGGCAACTCCTTTCAGGTGCTTTATTTGCACTAATCAGCCCCTCATATTTATTATGCCTGAGGGCATTAAGACTGGAATGCCTTTTATTATTCCTTAAATCGCCGCAGTTTATTCGCAATTATTCGTCCGCTAAGCTTGATGGGGATAACGACCCTAAATTTGATGTAATAACGACCCTAAGTTACACTCGACTTTCTTGAACTGTATTAACACAACAACGCAAATCTTATGCTATAATAAACAGTGTTATACTATAGATAATTGCTTTTATTGGAGGATAAACTATGAAAAAACAAGCCGTTGTCATTCATGAACTTGATAATGTGGCTACCTGTGTCGATCATTTTACCGCCGGAACAGCCATTTCCTACTTTCGTGGGGATAGAGAAGAGCAAGTTTTACTCTGTCAAGATATTCCTTTAGGACATAAATTTGCTATTCGTACCATTGCTAAAAATGAAGATGTCCGGAAATACGCTGAGAGCATCGGTGTTGCTACGATAGATATTCAACCCGGCCAGCACGTTCATGTGCATAACCTGGAATCCAAACGCGGTAGGGGCGATTTGGAGCAGTGTAAGGGGGATTATTGATATGAATATCTTCGGTTATCGACGCTCCGATGGTCAGTTTGGCATCCGCAACCATCTTCTTATCCTTCCTACTTCAGTCTGTTCAACTACTGTTGCTTTCAATATTGCCGCCCAAGTTCCCGGGGCTGTAGCCATCCCCAATCAACATGGCTGCTGTCAAGTAGGTGCGGATTATACACAGACCCTGCGGACACTCATCGGTTTAGGCAAAAACCCTAATGTCGGGGCAGTGCTTGTGGTGGGCTTAGGCTGTGAAGGGATACCCATCCAAGAAACCGCTGCTGAGATCGCCAAATCAGGTAAACCCGTGCAAGTGATCATTATTCAAGAACACGGTGGCACCCTGAAAACCACCGCTCTAGGTGTTCAGATCGCCAGTCAAATGGCTCGCAGCATCACACTTCTCAAGCCGGTAGAGGCTCCGCTTAGCGAGCTTTCCCTGGGGATTGAATGCGGAGGATCTGATTTTACTTCAGGTTTAGCCTCCAATCCTGCTGTGGGCACCGCCTCAGATCTTCTGGTTAAGGCCGGTGGTACTGCCATGCTCTCCGAAACTACCGAGTTTATCGGCGCTGAGCATGTACTGGCCAAACGAGCAATATCACCCGAAGTAGCTCAAAAATTAATGGAGATTGTCCAACAAACAGAGCTTCGTGCTAAACAGTTGCATGTGGATCTGCGACAAGGTCAACCTACCCCAGGAAACATAACAGGGGGGATCAGTTCCATCGAGGAAAAATCTTTGGGCTGTATCTACAAGGCCGGACACTCACCAATTCAGGATATCCTCCCCTATGGTCAACCTCCTTGCGGAAAAGGCCTTTATGTTATGGATACCCCCGGTCAAGATGTGGAATCTATTTCCGGAATGCTTGCTGGTGGTGTTCAGGTTGTTGTATTTACTACCGGACGTGGTACTCCGACCGGTTCACCTATTGCTCCTGTCATCAAAGTCACCGCCAATAGCGATACCTATCAAAACATGGAAGACAACATCGATCTTGACCTTTCCTCCATCATTTCCGGTGAGGAAACCATCGAGCAGGCTGGTCGACGAATCTTCGCAGAGATGGTTGAGGTCGCAAACGGTAAATTCACTAAGTCCGAAAGTCTCGGGCATCGCGAATTCGGCATTTTCCGCATCGGCTCTACTTTTTAGACCCGCGGTGCGCTCGGACTTCGCTAGTGCCATGAAATATCCTAATGCGTTCAGTATGTCTGATACGTATAATCAAAAGGGCCGAGGCTGCATTAAACAGCCTCGGCCCTTCTCTCATTACTATTACCGACGTTCCATATCATAGAGACGCTTTACCCTCTCCTCTATGGGAGGGTGCGTACTAAATAAATTGGCCACTCTCTTGGCCTTCAAAGGATTGACAATGAACATGTGACTTGCTGAAGGGTTAACATTCATCGGAATAACTTGTGAGCTACGTTCTAGTTTTTGTAAAGCATTGGCTAAGCCATACGAGTTACCTGCAATCTCCGAACCGGTAGAATCAGCAAGATACTCGCGCGAACGTGAAATCCCCATTTGTACCAGCATGGCAGCCAGTGGTCCCAGAATAATCATCGGAAGCATCGCTAGACCAGAACCACCCTCGTCATCATCCCCACCTAATCCCCCAAACATCAATGCCCACTGTGCCCAATTGGCAAGCATGGTTAAGACCCCGGCCATGACTGCCGCAAGGGTGCTGATGAGGATATCCCGATTCTTGATATGTGCCATTTCATGGGCTAATACCCCTTCCAGCTCTTCGCGGTTAAGGATCTGCATCAGGCCCTGGGTCACGGCAATGGCCGCGTGATTAGGATTCCTTCCCGTAGCAAAAGCATTGGGCTGAGGCGAAGGAGTCATATAGAGCCTTGGCATGGGCAGACCGGCATTATCAGCAAGATTTTCCACCGTCTCGTAGAGTTCTGGGCTTTGTTCGCGGCTAAGCGGAACAGCTTTAGTCATAGCTAGAGCCATCTTGTCACTAAACCAATAGCTACCAAAATTCATAACCATAGCAAACAAGAAGGCCATTTGCATACCGCCTCGGCCACCTAGTGCCCCTCCGGCTAAAATCACAAGTACAGTTAATAAACTCATCAGAAGAACAGTTTTCAGCTGGTTTCCGATTCCACTCATCGACAACATCCCCTTTCAATTATGTCAGTAATACAGTCTAAATTACCGCTTATTTTGCAATATCTTCTTGAGCTTCTACCAGTGAAGGCAAAGAACTCACAGCAGGCTTGTTACTCACTTTCACCAGGGTGATTCTAAAGCCAACGACTTCTATTACGGAAAAGATATAGTTCTGAAAATCAATTGTATCACCTTTGGCCGGTTTACGACCTAAGCGATTGAAGACAAAACCACCCAAAGTGGAAACGGTCTCCTCTTCAAAGTCAATTTCTAGTAAATCAACTAAGTCATCGAGCAAGACCCGCCCGTTAATTAGGTATTCACCTTCCGCGCCTTTGATGATTTCCGCTTGTTCTTTACTCTCAAATTCATCATAGATTTCACCAACTAATTCCTCGATAAGATCTTCGATGGTCACCATTCCGGCAGTACCCCCAAACTCATCGACTACTACCGCAAGATGGGTTCTTTGGGCGCGCATTTTCTGGACTAAATGCGAGATGGGCATGCCTTCCGGTACGATGAGTATATCTCGCTTCAAGTCAGCAATACTCTTTGTTGCCCGTTCTTCAGGGAGACAAAGCAAATCCAGCATATGAACTAGGCCGATGACATTATCTTTATCATCATCACATAAGGGATAGCGTGTGTGCCCCGTTGTTTTCACGACATGGAGAACCTCTTCCATGGAATCCTGAATATAAAGACACACCATATCTTGTCGGGGAACCATAACCTCACTAACCACTCGATCCGAAAATTCAAAGACATTATCTAAGAGTTTTCCTTCCAGCTTATCCAATACCCCATGGCGTTGGCTGGCATCGACAAGCATCCGCAATTCTTCTTCCGTGTGGGCAAGGTCCGATTCATTAGCTGGGGAAACACCCCAACGCTTTAAAATCAGGTTCGCAAGCCCATTTAAGGAGCGAATGATTGGATAAAAGAACTTGTAGAAGGTCTTTAAAGGACCTGCCGTCCATAAGGCTGTTTTCTCAGCGCTTTGAATGGCTATCGATTTAGGAACTAACTCGCCTAAAACAATATGCAAGAACGTTATCAAAAGAAAAGCAATAACCACCGATACAGTGTGAGTTAAAACTCCATCCCACTCCACGAGGTTCGCAAAAAGCGGCGCCAACAAGGTCGCAATGGCCGGTTCGCCCAGCCAGCCCAGTCCTAGGGAGGCCAACGTTATACCTAGTTGGCTTGCCGAAAGATAGGCATCTAGCTGAGAAGTTACTTCCAGAGCAACCGTAGCTTTCTTCGACCCTGTTTCGGAGAGCTCGGCAAGTCGAGTTTTCCTTACTTTGACCAAAGAAAATTCAGCTGCCACAAAGAATGCATTTAAAGCGACAAGGAACAAAGCTGCAACCACTTTCGCTATGCTCCATAATATACTATCGATCGGATACTCCTCCTTTTATTCTATACATTTCTCTAATCTCTTAGACATAAGTAGACCCAAACCAAACCATGACCAGCCAGTATTTCAGATTTTGGGCAAGCCCATCTATGGTTCCGCGATCAATCTGACTCACAAGCGATAAGGGTGCACTATCCAAAGTGGCCTTTTGGGGCAAAACAGCTAAGGCGCCGAAGAAAAAAGCTCTTGGCGCCTGATTAATACTAGAATTTAATTTTAAAATCGCGTGTCCAGATTGTGAATCTTCAAAAACAACGTAAGGGCACAGCAACAAGGCCAAGCCTATAAATAAGCAAACAACAATGGCAACGCACTGCTTCAGTTTACGTTGTTCCATTCTCTCTATAAAAACATAATAATTAATAGGCGCAGGTAATGGGTCGTCTTCCACTATGGTCTCTCCTCAATATCTACTCTCTTAAATTTTCTTCTTAATATATACTATAGAGTATAGATATCCCTATCGTCAAGAGACAACTTTTCACTAATAACTTAATGCCCACCCATCTACGATTCATCAAGTTCTGAACGCTCTTGACTTCTAAAAAAACTGAGAACCTCCGGATCTTCTTCTCTGCCAATTACTTGGTCGAGGATATAATCCAATCCCATAAAGCCATTCCCTTGAACAGGCTTAGGGGTAGCCAACGTAACACTTGAGTCTTCCACCTTATCAGCACTATAAGGATCTCCAGTCGTCACATAAACAGAAGTGGCTCCAGACGACGGGCGAAAGAATTCAAACACGTCCTGATCATCTTCCTCCCCAATAAGTGCAAAGAGGTGATTCAGGGGATGATTTACAACTTCTGCGGTCTCACTAGCTTGACTCGTTACTGGGTTTCCGCTAGTTACTGCATTGCTTTTTAGAGACTCTTCCGCAGATTCTTCGGGAGAGGCTTCGGTAGATGCTGATGCTCCTGAAGTGGTAGACACCAATAAATCCTCCAAAGACCAACTGCTTGTAGTTTTGCTCACTGGAGAAGTTGTCGTCATGTACATATGTAACGCCGCTTTAACAGCATCTTCCCTTTGTTCTTCAGAAAGTCCCCTAAGAAGCTCCCACAAGTCTTGGTCTTTTTCCTCTCTCCCCAAATTAAGGGTCAAGGAGATGGTCTTGCTCATGGATTCTCGTTGACCTTTTTCGTTAAGTTATTGACCAGATTGGCTGCCATAATTCTAAAGCCCGTGGCATTGCCAAACTGAGGATTATCAATCAGCACTTTATTCTCAAATTGCAAATGATTAAAAATCATCTCCCCTACCTTGCCGGCGACCAAGACGGTATGGATCTTGCCCATCATTGGTTTCAATGACTTTTTGACCTCACGGGAGATATCCGTCCCCAACTGCTCTAGCATGTCTTCCATGATTGGATTAAGATTAATGGAACCTGTGTTCCAAGGATACACCCCTCCATTAACCCGAAAAATCTTGTCCAGTTCTTTATCATCGGTTTCGATGGGATTCGCATGATTTGCGGTCATTTCCTTTAATTTCTCAGCAACCCCTGTATAAGCCCATTTTAAGCCCTTTTCAATACTAAAAGAATTCGGCGGGTCAAGCATGACACCATCATAAAAGGTAGCTACGTCCGTAGTCCTAAAGCCAGGATCAATCACGACGACATAACCATTGAACAGTTTGGGACTAATGGGAATTCCATATTCATTGAGGGTTTCTTTGATGAAAACGCCGTAACTTTGGGGCAGCACACGAGAGCGAATAATGGTCAACTGGCGAGTCTGGCCTTTAAAAGGACCGGAACGGAAAGTAACCGACCAAGAACCTTTAAGCTCTGCCTCATATTTATCCCTCAAGGCAGCGTAGTACTTCACCGGAACCCCTGTCCCTAAATAAATATTGGCCTTGGGTTCTTTCTGAGCTATGGCTAAAGCTACCACCAACAAAGCCGTAGCTTCTTCATCCGTGGATTTATCTTCATCCCAACAATAATGCGCTTCATTGGGATTGAGGCTTTCGGCCAAACTCCCCATGAAATAATGGCGGGATACTCCTGTGGAATGATTGGTGACTATGACATCCAAGGAGGCAATCTGCAATTCTTCATCGGATCCTCTTCCCACATTCATATTGCCTAAAGTCGAAAAGATTCTTTCGTTGCCCTTGCAGATGACCGCAGGAAATAATACTTTGGTGTCCCCTGCGTCCAACTTAATGGCACCAAATCCAGGATCTCCCCCGGCTACAAGAATATCATTTTCAAACACAGGTGTTCCTCCTTGCAAATTCTTAGTTTTTCTTTATATTTCTACTATTTCCAATTGTATACCACAATTTACTTGGAGTCTATCCCCTGTTTTTCTGTTCTTTTCCCGAACACTTTAGACTTTAGCGAATAGAACCACGGGTGTTGATTTGAGCATGAACGAGAATTTCCACATCGAGCTCAGGAAAGATAGTCTCCCATTCCGTCTGATGCTCGTTCCAATACTGTGGATAACGTCGTTTGACCGCAAGTCCAAAGGCTAGAATATCTGATTCTAGCTCTTTTTGGGCTTTGTCCACAATGACTTGGGTTTCATCAATTACACATTGGGTTAAAATGCGCTTCAATTCCTGGAATTCTTCCAGACGAGTTATTTCTTTATGATTCATGAGCTCCCCAATGTTGCATTGCGCCTCTACTTCCACCACCATGCGCAATGTTCCGTCTTCCTCCAAAATTGGTTTCAATTTACTCTTGGCACGGATGATCTCAAAAGCTATCCTACCCTCTAGACTATTTTCATCTGGGACATAAGCGATAATGCCCCCTTTGATATTATCCATAACCCAAAGATAACTGCGCGCCTCCTCCCCATCCAACCAACCGATAAGCCTATCTCCTTTGAAGACAGCTCCCCCTTCCGCATTATAAATCGGTTCTCCCTTTTCCTCAGAGAATATGATTTTACCTAGGGTGGGCTCATAACCATCCACATAGATCATATTCGTAAAATCCAAGAGATTTACAGGAATGCTCTGGGAAGCCGATTTATAATCATCTATTAATCGACTAATATGCATGGCTGGAATACTATCCTCCCTTGATTTCCCCCGCATGACATCCTCGGCCTTTCCTTCTGTCACTAAAAGCCAGGTCAACATGCGAATTTCCGGATCCCGTTGCATAAAGTCTAATACCGGGCTTAACCCTGCTCTGGCTAAATCTTCACCAAAGACGATGACCTGAGTATGGGGATAAAAAAGCCTATCCCCCGATTTATTCATAAAACCGCGAAGAGCATCAAAATAGGTATCCCCTTCGCTGGTCAGCACGCGCACCGATTCCTTACCTCCCTCTTGACCCTTGGCTTTGGAACCTGCAGGAGTGATGACTTGAGCCGTCAGCTGTATCTTACCACTCTCGGTCAGATCCACCCCTACCCCACTGACGATCCCAATTGCATTGAGCTCCCGGTGACTCCAGCATCCTGAGAGAAGAAGTAAAGAAAGCACACAGGGAATCAAGCTTAACCATCTTTTATAGCTTGGAAAATCCATTTTCTTAACTCCTTAAAGCCTTCTAATTTTTATTTCCTCTTAACCTTGCCAATTTTTGCAGCATACCCTTTTTACTCTGGCGCCCAGTGCCCCCCAATAATGATGGACGTGAGATCATGGCCCAGAGTGGAAATCGCACCATACCGTCCTTTAAATCACCGAGATTGGAAGGAATAAGGGGGGAGAGGTATATAATACCAAAGGAACGAATATTTCCCATATGTATAGAGAGCGCTAATAAGGAAATCAACCAACCAAACATGCCTAAAAACCCGGTGGCGATTAGAAAATATAAACGCAAAAGTGACATTGAACTTGTGAGTGGCGGAATCAGAAAACCGGAAATGGCTGTCAGGGACACCACGATGACCATGGCCTGGCTGACAATGCCGGCCTGAACCGCTGCCTCACCTAGAACCAAGGCCCCCACAATACTGACAGCCTGCCCCACATTGCGCGGCATCCTCACCCCGGCCTCCCTGAGAATCTCATACATAAGCCCCATCATTAAAGCTTCGATAATGACCGGAAAGGGTATTCCCTCACGCCCGGCGCTCATGTTAATCAATAAGCTGGTGGGTAGCATCTCTTGATGAAAGGATTGGATCGCTACATAGAAGGCTGGAAGCATGGTAGAGAAGTAGAAGCACAGATAGCGAATCAAACGAATAATCGATGTGTAGTAGGGACGGGAATAATAATCCTCAGGGTTCTGGAAGGCCTCGACAAAAAGATAGGGCACAGTTAAGGCAAAGGGTGTCCCATCCACTAATACCCCTACTCGCCCTTCTAAAAGTTTGGCCGCCAACTTATCCGGTTTCTCGGTATTGCCCACAGTCGGGAAGATGGATTGGGGAGTATCCTCGATTAATTGCTCGATATAGCCGCTTTCCAAAATTGCATCAATATCAATGGACTTGAGCCGACTTTTTAATTCCACAACAAGCTTAGGATTGGCCAAACCCTCGATGTAAGCAATATTGATTTGGGTTTTTGTTCGTTGGCCTAAAACCATGGATTCGATACGTAAATTCTCATCACTTATTTTTCTGCGCAGTAGTGAAGTGTTTGTACTAAGGTTCTCGATAAATCCTTCCCGAGGCCCACGTACGGTAACCTCTGTTTCCGGTTTATCAACACTGCGCGTCTTACCACCAAAAGTATTCAGCAGCAAAGCAGACTCAGCCTGCTCGAGGAAAAGGGCCGTTTTCCCTACTAACAACCCTTTAGTTACCTCTTCATAGGTATTTACCTTTTCGATTTTGCTATTGATCAAGACTTGCCTGCGGAGCACATCCACGAGCGGTTGAGGAGGAATATCACCTACCCGAAGTGGTGAAAAATCCATAAGGGGCTTAAGTATCGAGGTGCTAATATATTCTTGTTCCACAAGCCCTTCGATAAAGACCAGCAAGCCTTGATTCATAGAACCCAGGCCAAACTCACGCATAGAAAGATCGGCACTATTCCCAAAAATACTGCGTATCTGATTTTCAATTTTCTCGAGACTCTCCGAAATCTGCACCGGCTTGTTATTGCTCATAGCTAATTCCTCTTCTTCAGCGCTTTCTTAACTCTCTCTTTTACAATAAACACTCCGAAAAGACCTACAACCACCCCTAATTCAATCCACAAAGCAAACTTCAAGAATAAATGAGAAACAAAGTAAGTCTTGTTTTGAATGGTCGGCAAGAAAAATATAAAAACTAAAAAAATAAAGATTGCCACTACAAAACTTAATCCATTTCGTGATTTTCTCGAAAGAAGCTGTCTCAATCCCTCTGAGCTCGCATAATGAAATAAGGAGATGCTGAAAAAAGACCCAGCCATCCAGGAGACGACTTGAAAAGCCTCCATTCTCTCAATGAAATCACCCACGGAGACCATCTGGGCAAGAATCAAAATGGAGTAGACTTGTCTGGAGCCTACCTCTACCCCCAGTACCGCAATAATCGCAAAGATGAGAGCTATCAGCACTGATGACCCGGTTAGG from Desulfitobacterium dichloroeliminans LMG P-21439 encodes the following:
- a CDS encoding DUF4363 family protein, whose product is MLRTYLTVGIIILVLVLGSYWHNQYINSSASSLEGMLIAVEDIIQNRHWGNANQQMDQLKKEWDETKKLWSILLDHQEIDTIDLSLKRAEKYILEQEAALSLGEVAALRLLFHHIADTETITLQNIL
- a CDS encoding DUF421 domain-containing protein, which produces MMIIAIRTFILYMIVIMALRLMGKREIGQLQPFELVVILMISDMAAIPSEDIGIPLISGIIPIMILVLMSVALSYLELKSERARDILNGTPSILIERGKIVEHELVRNRLPLTDLIEELRMRSIPNIADVEFAILETNGQISVLPKATKRPVTPGDLKLQPEYEGLPVVFIMDGLLNKRAFALSGKDQTWLDRELQKHQLKGIEEVLFASLDSSGQLYLQEKKRTHRKNNGK
- a CDS encoding UxaA family hydrolase; its protein translation is MNIFGYRRSDGQFGIRNHLLILPTSVCSTTVAFNIAAQVPGAVAIPNQHGCCQVGADYTQTLRTLIGLGKNPNVGAVLVVGLGCEGIPIQETAAEIAKSGKPVQVIIIQEHGGTLKTTALGVQIASQMARSITLLKPVEAPLSELSLGIECGGSDFTSGLASNPAVGTASDLLVKAGGTAMLSETTEFIGAEHVLAKRAISPEVAQKLMEIVQQTELRAKQLHVDLRQGQPTPGNITGGISSIEEKSLGCIYKAGHSPIQDILPYGQPPCGKGLYVMDTPGQDVESISGMLAGGVQVVVFTTGRGTPTGSPIAPVIKVTANSDTYQNMEDNIDLDLSSIISGEETIEQAGRRIFAEMVEVANGKFTKSESLGHREFGIFRIGSTF
- a CDS encoding nickel-dependent hydrogenase large subunit, encoding MAKRIVVDPVTRIEGHLRIEVEIDRGVVTNAWAQGTMYRGIEDILRGRDPRDAVYITERVCGVCVASHGWTSAMAVEDAHGAHVPRAAQLIRNLLTGALWLHDHPLHFYHLSALDYLDVMAIDHYKGKDQELLAVKNKIMSLVKAGDTAPLTPRYQPDRFSIGDPEIVITALAHYLEALKVQAKAKKMSAILGGKQPHQSSIVVGGVTIYPQKEQLDNFKEILNEVVAFIETKYVPDVVNICTGPLGQLGRAGVGAGSGSYLAYGGFPMDDLGNDKLFKGGFISSTSPGVVQELDISKITEAVASSWYRDAEPANPWQESSEIDLDKKGAYTFVKSPRYNGEVTEVGPLARMMVMQHQPLLNLMGKYGIKPGSVARHLARAQETLLMTEAMYRWLDELEQLQSSKASRPAIHDQEHWDPPKQGQGVGLNEAPRGALGHWINIDNHVISNYQLVVPTTWNVSPRDDHGLAGPIERALIGVAADPDNPVNVVRVIRSFDPCMACAVHLIDADGVRMFRI
- a CDS encoding zinc metalloprotease HtpX yields the protein MSGIGNQLKTVLLMSLLTVLVILAGGALGGRGGMQMAFLFAMVMNFGSYWFSDKMALAMTKAVPLSREQSPELYETVENLADNAGLPMPRLYMTPSPQPNAFATGRNPNHAAIAVTQGLMQILNREELEGVLAHEMAHIKNRDILISTLAAVMAGVLTMLANWAQWALMFGGLGGDDDEGGSGLAMLPMIILGPLAAMLVQMGISRSREYLADSTGSEIAGNSYGLANALQKLERSSQVIPMNVNPSASHMFIVNPLKAKRVANLFSTHPPIEERVKRLYDMERR
- a CDS encoding UxaA family hydrolase, with the translated sequence MKKQAVVIHELDNVATCVDHFTAGTAISYFRGDREEQVLLCQDIPLGHKFAIRTIAKNEDVRKYAESIGVATIDIQPGQHVHVHNLESKRGRGDLEQCKGDY
- a CDS encoding hydrogenase small subunit; translated protein: MRIVKREGNPSESGYQLLERKGISRRDFLKMCTITCTALGLDLCLAPQIAEAAAANLSKKPLIWMQGQGCTGCSESLLASLDPSPDQIILDVLSVRYHPTLMAAAGEQAVQSMEECIAKGNYILVLEGSIPTADPRYCMVEGKSFIDQFKKAAANAEVVIAVGSCACYGGIPRAGFTGAVGAQDVLSGAKIVNLPSCPVKPDRLVSVILYYLSENALPLLDELKRPVAYYRYTLHDSCDRRLHFEKDEFLEDWNDAETTDYCLYHKGCKGQDTYTTCAASWWNDGVSYCGHAGSPCAGCSEPEYYDGFAPLFVNPKEEK